ACACCAACTGCTCTTTCTTCATACAATAGAACTTGTATAACCATTTCATCTACTAAAAAGTCTACTGCATCTCCTAAGTCATCTTCTGTTAATGTCATTTGTTCAAATGTTTCTTGGTTCATGAAGTAATATTCCCCATCCATTTGATATAAATATTGCATTTGTGCTCTATCTAAAATAATGTCATTCATCATATCAGTTGATAAAACTGTTATTTCTTGTACTTTTCCACTAATTAAATCTTTAATTTTAAATTTCATTTCAGCTGCTCTTGCCTTCTTACCAGAAGTTGATTGATGTCTATCTGCCTTTAAAATTAAATAAGGTGTATTATCTTTAACATATACATTACCTTGTCTTAATTCCATTGCTGCTTTCATACTTTTCCTCCTTAAAATTTTCCTTAATATTATACACTACTTTTAACTGTATGTAAATTATT
The genomic region above belongs to Streptobacillus moniliformis DSM 12112 and contains:
- the efp gene encoding elongation factor P, with the protein product MKAAMELRQGNVYVKDNTPYLILKADRHQSTSGKKARAAEMKFKIKDLISGKVQEITVLSTDMMNDIILDRAQMQYLYQMDGEYYFMNQETFEQMTLTEDDLGDAVDFLVDEMVIQVLLYEERAVGVELPNTVVREITYTEPGLKGDTIGRATKPATIETGYQLQVPLFCNIGDKIRIDTRTGEYMERAN